A window of the Corythoichthys intestinalis isolate RoL2023-P3 chromosome 6, ASM3026506v1, whole genome shotgun sequence genome harbors these coding sequences:
- the LOC130917110 gene encoding coxsackievirus and adenovirus receptor homolog has product MAMMWDFLWPSVLLGVFFNICPACPLEIQKEMNHYYVARGSSVQLPCVFTHTVDSQQYTEVSWSIESADREEQPIIWFTGGRLYSDLYKPMEGRVHFTSADPQNGDASIIIKDVRPSDTEMYRCLVKKLPELDKKILDLTVIEAPSQPLCSVDEEDNSMTLKCSSLQGTPPLHYIWSKSSGNKVLPPQATVDPTGATLHFNITERECGSYRCTVESMVGTKHCDLHLDCSLPQDNSVSSPRLLTTTAVAAIVVTITTLFIVIVVLAIFLYRKRKEQPQDFEMEK; this is encoded by the coding sequence ATGGCGATGATGTGGGACTTCCTTTGGCCTTCTGTCCTCCTGggagtgtttttcaacatttgtcCAGCATGCCCTCTGGAAATCCAGAAGGAAATGAACCACTACTACGTCGCCAGGGGGTCAAGTGTCCAGCTACCCTGTGTGTTCACTCACACCGTGGACTCTCAGCAGTACACGGAGGTCTCGTGGAGTATTGAGTCTGCAGACCGAGAGGAGCAACCCATCATTTGGTTTACTGGCGGCCGCTTGTATTCCGATTTGTACAAACCAATGGAGGGGAGGGTCCACTTCACGTCAGCCGATCCCCAAAACGGAGACGCGTCTATCATCATCAAAGATGTACGTCCGTCAGACACGGAGATGTACCGCTGTCTGGTGAAGAAGTTACCAGAACTGGACAAGAAGATCTTAGACCTGACAGTCATAGAGGCACCCAGTCAGCCTCTCTGCAGTGTGGACGAAGAAGACAACAGTATGACGCTGAAATGCAGCTCTCTGCAAGGCACCCCACCTTTGCATTACATCTGGTCCAAGTCCAGCGGAAATAAGGTCTTGCCTCCTCAGGCCACTGTGGACCCCACAGGAGCCACCTTGCATTTCAACATCACCGAGCGGGAGTGTGGAAGCTATCGCTGCACGGTGGAAAGTATGGTGGGCACCAAACACTGTGACCTTCACCTGGACTGTTCACTGCCCCAGGACAACAGTGTGAGCAGTCCACGATTGCTGACAACCACTGCAGTCGCTGCAATCGTTGTCACTATCACCACACTCTTCATTGTCATAGTTGTCCTTGCCATATTCCTCTACCGCAAACGAAAAGAGCAAccccaggactttgaaatggaaaaataa